The nucleotide window ACCTGTGGATGTATTAATGCTGGCAATGTGTCAACAATGTCCAAGGTAGGAACTTATCAATTAAGGAAGAGGCATAGAAACAGTATAGAGGTTAATGTAAGTGGATGTCATCTTTTACTAGAAGTAAAGGTCTGGTTGTACTATGGGTATTTAGTTCCATCTCCTGGGTATTAGGAGCAGGTCCAGGTTTGTTCCACAGTATCTGTAGTGGAGCAAAGTACATGGTAATTGGATAAGTATTTCTCCTGTCAATGTGTTACTGAATACAATGTTAGTGAAATCTTTAACTTCAAACAATTTATCTAAGTTATTTTGAGTGTCATCTATTAATGTGATATGGGTGGAGATACTATAATAAATTTACAGGTATTTTTTCTAAAACAGACAATGttattctctgttttttcttcagatcatataaatctttcccCTTTTAAAATAGTTCATGCTACttgactgggagtcatagcagctctacctaatacacagaaacaaacacagggaggttgccaaattgaggagaaaaaaatatggcccaagtgaaagaacagatcaaaactccagaaaaagagataaacaaagtgaagataagcaatctatcagatgcagaattcaaaacactggttataaggatgctcaagaaacttagtgaggaacctcagcagcataaaaaagatccagtcagaaacaaaggatacactgattgaaataaaaaacaattgacagggaaacaacagtcgagtggatgaagctgagaaacaaatcaacgatttggaacaaaaggaaacaaaaaacaaccactcagaacaacaagaagaaaagagaatccaaaaaaaacaaggacagtgtAAGCATCCTGTGGAACAAttttaagcaatccaacattcgcttcataggggtgccagaaggagaagagaaagaacaagacattgaaatctatttgaaaaaataatggaagaagacttccttaatttggtgaaggaaatagacatgcaagtcatGGAAGtggagagagtcccaaacaagatggatgcaaagaagcccacaccaagacacatcataattaaaatgccaaaggttaaagataaagagatgggaagTTGGGTGTGGGAGAATTAGAGagtggtgaggggattaaaaagtacaaataggtagttacagaataggcatggaaatgtaaaatacagtataggaaatggagtagccaaagaacttatacatatgacccatggaaatgaacaagggtggggggattgcctaagggagtatGGGATGCTAGatggaagggggaaaagggggaaaaatcaggacaattgtaatagcataatcaataaaatagaataaaaaagaacttaCAGGGGCGTTACAGAGACTGTGTTGAGCAGGAGGTGCACACACTGAGTGCTTTACCCACACCTCCTTCCACTCTGCTGCCTGTTCCTTGTGTGCACTCCTAAGTGCATCCAGGAGATCAAGCTCAGAGGGCACAGGGATCATGCTCAGAAAACAGACCATGGGCATTAGGCAAGGGAGAAACCACAAACTTAATCTATAGTGCCACCTTCTGGAAAACAATAGCCATCCTGGTGAATTGTAAGAACCACAGAGACAAAAGGTTTCGAGGTTTGACcatgggagagaaagaagagtagAACAATTCCACCTCCACAAACACAGAGGAAACATCAGATAATAACAGTGTCATTGAAGGTAACACCACATCTGTTTAAGGCAATGAGCAAGAAGGTGTCtgctatttaaaaagtaaaagcactAACACATAACtacaaggaaaatttaaaaatcaacaaaatatggaatcataaaaagaaaataattcttcagCAACTGAGCTTAAAGGCATGGAATATAGCAATATAActgataaagaatttaaaatagtagGTAAAAAACTCAACAAGTtacaagaaaactcagaaataCAATTTAATGCAATTTGGAgttaaatatatgaacaaaatgagTTACTTAAGCGATTcaaactataagaaaaataaagaaattgtggagctgaaaatttcaataaattagatgaaaaatacaatagaaatcaTGTAtagtaaagcagaaaaaaacatatgTGACTTGAATGGCAGGGAGTTTGAAATAacacagaagagaagaaataacaaagatttaaaaggagaaaaaaaaggctaCATGAGCTATGAGAGACCATAGCAAGACAAACATCAGAATAATcagggtatcagaaggagaaaagagggagaagggggaagagagtttatttaaagaaataatagctggGAACATCCCAAACCTGAGGAAGGACATGGACTTAGAAGTCCACAGAGCTCTATTTTCTCAGTGCTTTCAGATCTTGTCCAAtgcacattataattaaactgTCAAAGATCAATGAAAAAAGAACCTTCAAGGtaccaagaaaagaagaaagttacttacaaaggaacCCCCATTAAGCTGTCAGTAGATTTCCCACTTGAAACACTACAGGCCATGAGAGAGTGGACTTATATGGGTATATTCAAAgtgttgaaagataaaaatttccAGCCAAGAATAGTTTGTCCTGAAAATCTGTCTTACAGATATGAAATGACAAATGATTACTAGAACTActggggtgatcacattgtaaggtgtAAAATGTCAAATCaatatattgtacacctgaaactaatataactaatataatattgtatacatACTATAGTCTATATTAGGAACTCTATATTAGGATTGTAAGTTAACCATtcaaatatgatataaaatttaaagaaaaaactagtTAAAATACCAACACCTGCCATAAATTGTTAACTAATAAACAACATAAAAGAGGTTATCAAAAATATAAGAGGGAAGAATAAAAGAGTAAAGCTTTTATAGGTGAAAAAAGATAAGTTGCTATCAGCATAAAATGTACTGTTGTATCTATGAGATGTTATATGTAAACCTCATAGTAACCACAAGCCTAAAATCTAGAGTagatttgtaaaacatttttaaaaagtggaaacagaGCATACCACCATAAAAACCATTAATTTacaaaggtaggaaaaaacataaaacaaccagaaagaaatgaataaggTGGCACAAGTAAGAccttaaatacaaataattactctaaatgtaaatggactgaattcaccaatcaaaaaacacagagtgactaaatggataaaacaaacaaacaaagtcaaGGGGTGACTATATGCTGAGAAAGACCCACTTCTGTTTCAGACCCACACATTGACTCAGTGAAAGAATAGAAGAAGATATATCATGCAAGTGAAAACCAAAATAAAGTGGAGGGAGTTATACTTATGTCAGAAAAAAAGGTTACTTTAAGCCAAAAATGGTAACCAGGTACAAGGAAGGTCATTACATATCATGAGGGGATTgctccatcaagaagatataacaattataaacaaaATCACGCCCAACATTGGAGCACCTAAATGcattaagcaaataaaacagatatgaagggagaaatagacaacaATAGTAGGGTACTTCAATACCCCACTTTAAACCATGGAATGATCATCCAGacataaaataaacaaggaaatggTGGACTTGAACCGCACTTTAGACCTAATTGACCTAACAGACATCTATAGAATATTTCATTTGACAAGGAcataatacacattcttctcaaatacaCACCGAATATTTTCTAGAATAGAACATACGATAGGACCCATAACAGGCCTTAgagaatgttattttatttcttttatattttattaaatttattggggtgacattggttaataaaattatataggtgtcaggtgtacaagtctataatacatcacctatatattgtattgtatgtttacTACCCAaactcaagtctccttccatctccatttatcACCCCATACCTTCTTCCACTTCCCCtcacaccccttcccctctggtaatcaccatgctagggccctttttaactttattgttgttgtttatacCACTACAGATGTCCCCCTTCCCCACCAACTTTGCCCCCTTCCCCAACTCCACCCACCTCATGTTCTCTATGGtcatcacctcactgttgtctgtgtcaatgagtcttgcatatatgttctttggctaattccttcaccttttttcatctaGCCTCCCTTCTCCTCGATGTCtgtagtctgttccatgtatctatgtctctgtttctattttgttcgttaatttattttgttcattagattccatgtgtaACTGATAGCATGtggcatttgcctttcactgactggcttatctcagttattgaaatcataacaagcatctTTCCACCACAGTGTTAGGAAACTAGATATCAACATGAGGGAAGCTCAAAAACTGTAAATATGTGGAAACAACAACACACACCTAAATAACCACTttatcaaggaagaaatagaaagggaAGTCAAAGATTAtctcaaacaatttaaaatggaaacacaataTACTAAAACCTATGGGATGCTGTAAAAGCAGTACTGAGAGGAAAGATTATAGTCATAAATGCATatatgaagaaatgagaaagctCACAAACAATCAACCTAACTTTACaccttaaggaactagaaaatgaagaatgcattaAAGCTGAAGTTAGCAgaagaaatcaaataataaagatcagggtagacataaatgaaatagagaccagaaaaacaatataaagtgTCAATGGCACTAAGACCTGGGTtgtcaaaaagataaacaaaagtaACAAACCTTTAATAAGACAAactaagaaaaaaggaacagacaaataaaattagaaataaaaaaggagaaattacaaccgacaccacagaaatgcaacCTGTTAGTGGGAGTGTAAACTGGTTCAGCCATCATAATAAACAACATGGAAATtattcaaaaacttaaaaagacagccctggctggtgtagctcagtggattgagtgtgggctgtgaaccaaagcatcacaagttcgattcccagtcagggcacctgcctgggttgcaggccaggccatggtccccagcaaccgcacattgatgtttctctctctctttctccctctcttctctctctaaaaataaataaataaaatctttataaaaactgaaaaagacactCTTCAGttgaagaaaaatcaacaaaaggaaGATCATCAGTGGTGATGGATGACTTCCCAGAATGAGACCATGGAAAGCAACTACTGCACTCAGTGGCTGGAAACGGGAAGGGGAAGCAATTCAAATGGAGCCAGTGGTGGTGGCGGTCatgagtggggtggggcagggcagctcTACACACACCAAGTCAAAGAGAAGTCAACAcattcctttaacatttatttaatcaaaCTAAAGGCAAAGAGTTAAACTAAGAGTTGTAAAGTAGGTAGGCTCAGAGTTTCTCTGTAAAGTCAATTggtcttttttttctcagaaatgatGCAGGGTCAGGAAGGGGGGTCGATGTATCTTAAACCAGGAGGAGGAGTTGCCACATGAGCAGCATGAATGAGTTCTGCAGGTACTTGGGGGCTTCAAAATGCATCTTCTTCCTAGGTGCTGGTAAACAGTCTCAAGCGTTACAAACCACAGATCAACAAAGCCTCTGACAGTTGGTCACCAGAGATGGGCAAGGCCAGTTGATCCCAAAGAGGGAACTGGCACATCGAGCAAGCCGGGGCTGCCTTGCCCAGGGTGAGCAGGTCAGCTCTCTGAGCTTTTGCACAGATTCTCACTCTGGGTCGAGCCCCTCTCTGGGGATGTACAGGAAGTTACAGGCCACATATATGGGGAAGACCACATCTTGGTTCTCCAGGTTCACTACCTCCAGCTCTTCATCTCTTCCCGGGGAAAGCACCTGGTATTCTGTGCTCTTCCTGAAGGTGGCTCTTCCAGTGATGTCCAAGGAAACCACACACAGGCGGAAGGCAACCTTTCTCTGCCACAGTAAGCTGATACCGAGGCCATGGGACTTGTTCTTGGCACTGCGCTTGAAGATGATTCGCCGGTTGGTGTAGCACACCACCAGGTCCCAGCCAATGCTAAGGCTGGCCCACTGCCAGCTGCACCGCACTTCCTTAGGGATGTGGTGCCCACACCTCATGCTGTACACAGGGAAGTTGGGCACATGGATGTCGGTTGGCCCAACTCCCATGCTTTGCTCGGCCTGGACCACAGCAAGCCACTGGTCTTTGTATACTGGGGTTAGCCACGCGGCGGGAATCAGTGCATCCTGGTTAATGATACGTGTTGATGGCAGGTCACAGATGAGGTAGGCCAGTCGCAGATTCTGGAACACTGGCACGAATGCTCTGCCCTCCTGGGTTTCCAGGAAAGGGGTGCCTCCTGAATCCCTCTTGGACCTGGCAAGCCACAGGTTGGCGTCAGGCAATAAGGCCCTGCGGGGGCCTCTCCATCCCGGCTGCAGCTGCAAGTACATCCACTTTTTCAGCATGGCGTACACATCCATCTCCACTTCCATCACTAAGAGCTCTGAAGAGGCAATGAGCTCTTTCATGATATCTGGGCTGACTTGTCGTAATAATAGCTCCTCACAGTGGTGAGTCATCAGATTGTCCAGCAGCCACTGGAAGCACAGGGTCCTGATGTTTGGGAGGCCATAGCTCTCAGCAGAGTGGTAGTAGCTGCATACGGTGTAGACAGTGACAGTCTCCTCCATGACTTCCCCACACTGCTGAATCAGCTCATCCAGCTGCAGCATGCAGGCTGTGGCCAGGATGGACACAACGTGCCTGGGTGGAATGAGCACGGAGCTTTGGTACAGGGATCCTAAAACCTCGTGCAGGGCCTCACTGTCAATGTTCTCATCAGGCATCTGCAAGTCTATGGTATTCATGGTTGCTTCCCTCCACGCACCACTGAACATGCTCGCAAAGTATCCAGACTGGCACAAGTAGACCTTGTGCAAGTTCCACACCTCCCCTAGTGCACGGATCTGCACATCGCTGCCTTCCCCCATGAGGAAGAGTTTCTCataaatggaaggtgaaatgcCTCTGGCGCGCTTCCGGAGGCGCCCTTCTGTGTGAGGACTTCCTGAGTCCATCTTTCGTTTGAAGCCGCCCTGACTGGTGGAGGGTCCGGCCTCTTCACTGTCTTCCTCCACCTCGTCACCCgctgctgcagctgccccagccacctcctccccaTCGGCCCCTGGCTGCTCTGGGGCACGTCTTCCACCAAGCCACCATGGCATCCGACTGCTTATTCCTCCCATGGCCGGTAGGTACCACCGAAGCACGTACCACAGACAGGACCCCTGTCACTGCAAAGCTTCCCCAGGTACTGGCTCAGCCCAGAGTGCTTCTGCGTACAGCGGACTTCAGTCTGCTGTCCCGCCCCCTAGGAACCCACGCGAGAGCTCACGGGACCAGGAAGACCACGCTGCATGCATGTCCTCCTGGGATTATGACTCTGGCGCCCCCTTC belongs to Phyllostomus discolor isolate MPI-MPIP mPhyDis1 chromosome X, mPhyDis1.pri.v3, whole genome shotgun sequence and includes:
- the LOC114504917 gene encoding germ cell-less protein-like 1, producing MGGISSRMPWWLGGRRAPEQPGADGEEVAGAAAAAGDEVEEDSEEAGPSTSQGGFKRKMDSGSPHTEGRLRKRARGISPSIYEKLFLMGEGSDVQIRALGEVWNLHKVYLCQSGYFASMFSGAWREATMNTIDLQMPDENIDSEALHEVLGSLYQSSVLIPPRHVVSILATACMLQLDELIQQCGEVMEETVTVYTVCSYYHSAESYGLPNIRTLCFQWLLDNLMTHHCEELLLRQVSPDIMKELIASSELLVMEVEMDVYAMLKKWMYLQLQPGWRGPRRALLPDANLWLARSKRDSGGTPFLETQEGRAFVPVFQNLRLAYLICDLPSTRIINQDALIPAAWLTPVYKDQWLAVVQAEQSMGVGPTDIHVPNFPVYSMRCGHHIPKEVRCSWQWASLSIGWDLVVCYTNRRIIFKRSAKNKSHGLGISLLWQRKVAFRLCVVSLDITGRATFRKSTEYQVLSPGRDEELEVVNLENQDVVFPIYVACNFLYIPREGLDPE